The following nucleotide sequence is from bacterium.
GAAGGTTGGATGACAAATCCAAACCCCGATAACTCTAACCACCATTTACCGGGCGGGCAAAGCAGTGCAGCCCGCCTGACGCTCAAGTACGACGGGGCCGAGCGGCGACTTCACGTGAAATTCAAGGGTGGGTTCACAAGCGACACTTCGGATAACTGGTTCGGTGATTTGAGTCAAAACATCTGTCCGCCCGGCGGAACGGCAACCCCATACTATCGGCAGTACGATGACTGCACGGCCAATAGATTCGTCGGCGGTACTCCGGATGTACTTCCCTACAATCCGAATTTGAATTTCAACGCGTTCAACAATGCCTCTTTTGCGGTTGCAACACCGTTACCCATTTACCGGGATGGGGTTCCCTACGAGTATACCGACACCGCCTTGGGCATCTTGAGCATCAGCTACGACATCACGCCCGGTCTCACGCTCTCTTCCGTAACCGCATTGGAGTGGACCAACGGACAAGAGGCGGGCGCGAGTCCCAGCCCGGGAGTCGACCTCGTTGATGTTGGCGCCTCTGATCAATCGCAGGAGTTTTCCCAGGAATTGCGCCTCATCAGTAACTGGCAGGACAGTTGGTTCAATTTCATGGTCGGCGCGCTGTACAATCCAACAACCAGGACGGACAAGCTAGATCTCGTTATCGTCGGAGCGGGGAGCCTGGCGCAGCTCGGTACTTACAATCTTTACACCGACTCTAACACGCGACTAAAGAGCGAAACCGACGGGGTGTTCGGTCAGTTCACGCTGCGGCCAAACCAACACTGGGACCTCAGTGCGGGAGTCCGCTATACCTACGTCGAGAAGCACTTCACGAGCATGGCGGTGTTTCATAACTACCCGGCATTGTTTTCGCCAGGTCCGCCAGGTGAAGATATTCAAAACGTACCGGAGAACCTGCGATCTGTAAGGGAGACCGCAGTCACCCCGGAAGTCACTTTGAGGTACTCCCCGAACGACGACGTGATGACATTTGCTTCCTACAAGGAGGGCTACAAGGGACCGGGCTTCAACGTGGACCTAGCCGCGCCGTCGTTCAATGCGACCAACGTAAGTCCGTTCGCCGGCGAGAGGACCGAAGGATTCGAAGGCGGCATCAAGGCGGAACTCTTCAGCCGTCAGGTCGCATTGACCGCTGTGGGCTACCGGTACAACTATCGGGATTTGCAGGTGGCTGTTACGGACGTCGCGGCCCATAGGTCCATCACCCGCAACGGCGCCGACGCGCGGGTTCAGGGCATTGAACTCACGACGGCCTATAGTCCTCAGCACATCCTCGGGCTGTCGCTGAATTCCTATATCAATTATAACAAGTCCTACTACTCGGCCTTTGATTTTGCGGCGTGTTACTCCCAGCAAACACTGGCAGAGGGGTGCGTCACCACGGCAACGTTGGCGTATCAGAACCTCACCGGCCGGACCCTCAGCCTTGCACCGAGATGGGTCGGGTTCCTGGGCGGTAGCTACAAGTTGAATCCAACCGGTAGATACACAGCGACCCTCAGTGCCGGGCTAACCTACTCAAGCTCCTATCTCGCGCAGAACTCCCTGCAGCCGCTGAGTTACCAGGGATCCTACGTACTCATGAACTTCGGCCTGCACGTGGGCCCGACCGATGGAGCCTGGGAGGTTGCACTCCTTTGCCGCGACTGTACAAACAGGTACTACCTGACGGAGGGGGTTGACGCCGGTGCAGGTACAGGCAATGCCACCACGGCCTCGTCCCTTGCGTACATTGGACGGCCGCAGGAGATCCTTTTGCAGGTCACTGTTCACCCTTGGCGGCACTAGGAATAGTGGCCATCGCTTAGCCCGGTCATGTGTGGCCGCGATGGGCAATGGCCTTCTGTTCCTTAGCGTGCCAGCCACTGCGATTTCTGCGCCTTTGGAAATCCGACGATGATTCCCCGGGTCAGAGCTCCACCGCCGTGACGAGGCCTCCGGCCGCGATCGCCACGATTAGAAAGGCTTCATCCGGACCGAATTGAAGCGGCGTCGCCGGATAGACAAACCTGCGCGCCACGGTGGCACGGCAGCAACCGTCGAGATTACGACCCCTGCCCCGAGTAGTAGGTCGAAGAAGTGCGTCTGAGTTTCAGCGAGATGAGGGCGAAAGGGAGCGCGACAACTAAGATCGTGGGCAATGCAACGCTGCCGGAAGTATACGCCGCACTCAGCGCGACGAACTCGCAGTCGGCGGCCGCGTCGGGAATTCACCCCTTGTCGGAGACGGGGGCACCGTAAGCGTCCGGGCATCCCGTCCTCGTTGATTGCGGGTCAGTGGATGCGGACGGTTGGCTTCCAGACGTGCGGCATCAGCTCGACGAGGCGATGTTCAGGGGTCAGCGGCAAGCGCTCCAGGACATCGCGCAGGTACGCATAAGGATCGTGGCCATTGAGCCTGGCGCTCTGGATCAGGCTCATCACGATGGCGGCACGGCGACCGGCGCGGGCGGATCCCGCGAACAGCCAGTTGTTGCGACCGATCGCGATGGGCCGGATGCGGTTCTCGAGCCAGTTGTTATCGATCGGCAGGTTGCCGTCGTCGAGGTAGCGCGTGAGCGCGTCCCAGCGACGCAGGCTGTAGCTGATGGCCTTAGATGTGGCCGATCCTTCCGGCACCTGCGCGAGCTTC
It contains:
- a CDS encoding TonB-dependent receptor produces the protein EGWMTNPNPDNSNHHLPGGQSSAARLTLKYDGAERRLHVKFKGGFTSDTSDNWFGDLSQNICPPGGTATPYYRQYDDCTANRFVGGTPDVLPYNPNLNFNAFNNASFAVATPLPIYRDGVPYEYTDTALGILSISYDITPGLTLSSVTALEWTNGQEAGASPSPGVDLVDVGASDQSQEFSQELRLISNWQDSWFNFMVGALYNPTTRTDKLDLVIVGAGSLAQLGTYNLYTDSNTRLKSETDGVFGQFTLRPNQHWDLSAGVRYTYVEKHFTSMAVFHNYPALFSPGPPGEDIQNVPENLRSVRETAVTPEVTLRYSPNDDVMTFASYKEGYKGPGFNVDLAAPSFNATNVSPFAGERTEGFEGGIKAELFSRQVALTAVGYRYNYRDLQVAVTDVAAHRSITRNGADARVQGIELTTAYSPQHILGLSLNSYINYNKSYYSAFDFAACYSQQTLAEGCVTTATLAYQNLTGRTLSLAPRWVGFLGGSYKLNPTGRYTATLSAGLTYSSSYLAQNSLQPLSYQGSYVLMNFGLHVGPTDGAWEVALLCRDCTNRYYLTEGVDAGAGTGNATTASSLAYIGRPQEILLQVTVHPWRH